In Arthrobacter sp. B3I9, the following are encoded in one genomic region:
- a CDS encoding ABC transporter permease: MSQPTLPKHAGEQDQNTGVNRLQGATAKGRLRTRPTLNLQALGIYIAAVVIFLIFGLLNPNFLTSGNLRDIAVSASVNAIIGLGITFVIITGGIDLSVGSIASFVGIATATIMVNSGTSPFFALLAGIAIGLVCGAINGLLITKLKLPPFIATLGTMSIYQGFAYVVTNGKPVYNIPKDFVFMLNSYVGGVPVAVILVAVLAVLCWLLLRRTVFGQNVIATGGSEETAWLSGVRVDRVKIAVYALSGVLAGIGGLVIVARINAAQTDAGSPYLLTAIASAVIGGANLMGGEGRIAGTLVGALILGALTNGLVLLNVPSFYEQIVTGLVVVIAVALDQGSKGWPMRKKRSAEKSEKKEATA, from the coding sequence ATGAGCCAGCCCACCCTGCCCAAACACGCGGGCGAACAGGACCAGAACACCGGCGTGAACCGGCTACAGGGGGCCACCGCCAAGGGGAGACTTCGAACACGGCCGACCCTGAACCTCCAGGCCCTGGGGATTTACATCGCAGCTGTGGTCATCTTCCTGATTTTCGGACTGCTGAACCCGAACTTCCTCACCTCCGGCAACCTCCGCGACATCGCCGTCTCAGCCAGCGTCAACGCTATCATCGGGCTCGGCATCACATTCGTCATTATCACCGGAGGCATCGATCTCTCTGTCGGCTCGATCGCGAGCTTCGTCGGGATTGCGACCGCCACCATCATGGTCAATTCCGGGACCTCGCCGTTCTTCGCTTTACTCGCTGGCATTGCCATCGGACTGGTCTGCGGCGCCATCAACGGCCTCCTGATCACCAAACTCAAGCTGCCCCCGTTCATCGCCACCCTCGGAACGATGAGCATTTACCAGGGCTTCGCATACGTGGTCACCAACGGGAAGCCCGTCTACAACATCCCCAAGGACTTCGTGTTCATGCTTAACAGCTACGTCGGCGGAGTGCCGGTCGCGGTCATCCTCGTTGCGGTCCTCGCAGTGCTTTGCTGGCTGCTGTTGCGCCGCACCGTGTTCGGCCAGAATGTCATCGCCACCGGCGGCAGCGAAGAAACAGCATGGCTCTCCGGGGTCCGCGTAGACAGGGTGAAGATCGCCGTTTACGCCCTGTCCGGTGTGCTGGCCGGAATCGGCGGACTGGTCATCGTTGCCCGGATCAACGCGGCCCAAACCGACGCCGGCAGCCCCTACCTGCTGACGGCCATCGCTTCCGCCGTGATTGGCGGAGCGAACCTCATGGGCGGTGAGGGACGGATCGCCGGAACCCTGGTCGGAGCGCTGATCCTTGGCGCCCTGACCAACGGCCTCGTTCTGCTCAACGTCCCCAGCTTCTACGAACAGATTGTCACCGGGCTCGTCGTCGTGATCGCCGTGGCCCTGGACCAGGGCAGCAAGGGCTGGCCGATGCGGAAGAAACGGTCAGCGGAGAAGTCCGAGAAGAAGGAGGCAACGGCCTGA
- a CDS encoding GPP34 family phosphoprotein has translation MDAETPRAQELNLPQALLLLATNDKDGEPVVPQSVLRAALAGAILAELDLIGAIGLQGKHVRATGADPQSDFRHQLELIRDKPRPHTPKRWVSMLESRAELHRVYEGMASLGIVDHVGEKHLGLFRTTRYPEKNHAPKAALLQKIEAALTAGPPDAAPPDPRTAALIALLSAAGLLEKLFPATDEARVRELAQQHWPSRALADELRMIRLAEAEAAT, from the coding sequence ATGGATGCTGAAACGCCACGGGCCCAGGAGCTGAACCTTCCCCAGGCTTTGCTCCTTCTGGCAACGAATGACAAGGACGGCGAGCCGGTTGTGCCGCAGTCCGTGCTTAGGGCTGCTTTGGCCGGGGCAATACTGGCCGAACTGGACCTGATCGGTGCAATCGGGCTGCAGGGGAAGCATGTCCGGGCGACCGGCGCCGACCCGCAGTCGGACTTCCGTCACCAGTTGGAACTCATCCGGGACAAGCCACGGCCCCACACTCCCAAGCGGTGGGTCTCGATGCTGGAGAGCCGCGCTGAACTGCACCGCGTCTACGAGGGGATGGCATCGCTCGGCATCGTGGACCATGTCGGCGAGAAGCACCTGGGCCTGTTCAGGACCACGCGGTACCCGGAAAAGAATCACGCTCCGAAAGCTGCGCTCCTGCAAAAGATCGAAGCTGCACTTACCGCCGGGCCCCCGGACGCCGCGCCGCCCGATCCGAGGACTGCAGCCCTGATCGCGCTGCTTTCCGCAGCAGGGCTGCTCGAGAAGCTCTTCCCGGCAACAGATGAGGCCCGGGTGCGGGAACTGGCGCAGCAGCACTGGCCTTCCCGCGCCCTGGCGGACGAGCTCCGCATGATCAGGCTGGCGGAGGCTGAAGCCGCGACCTAG
- a CDS encoding PfkB family carbohydrate kinase, giving the protein MRSTGICVVGSINTDLIAYVGADATAASYAAGSNFEMAAGGKSLNAAMSIASLDPTVTLVGRVGTDDLGHFIVRALHERGITTEGVIRDERAHTGVGHVRVNPEGEYDTVVVPGANGNFSAADVDAYLEDHEAPAFVVLNLEVPLPAVRRAAARFRELGSTVVLNLSPVHPEARTLLGLADVVVMNRSEACHVLDVSPDTDARLLVTALREAGAKTPVLTLGEGGVVSLNGNDLLHEKVGPVRVVNSVGAGDSFLGMMVLAMASDHPFSVCLRAANEAGRLVCGRSESFLTPADVQHIENVLGVSLAKTSTRSPEAPEKIHG; this is encoded by the coding sequence GTGCGTTCAACCGGTATCTGCGTCGTCGGATCGATCAATACAGATCTCATTGCCTACGTAGGCGCGGATGCGACTGCCGCGAGCTACGCAGCCGGATCCAACTTCGAGATGGCCGCAGGCGGCAAGAGCCTCAATGCGGCAATGAGTATTGCATCGCTGGATCCGACGGTGACGCTCGTGGGACGAGTCGGAACGGATGATCTCGGCCATTTCATCGTCCGGGCCCTCCACGAACGGGGCATTACCACCGAGGGCGTCATCCGGGATGAGCGGGCTCATACCGGTGTAGGGCACGTACGGGTCAACCCGGAGGGCGAGTACGACACCGTCGTTGTTCCGGGAGCCAACGGGAATTTCTCGGCGGCCGATGTCGACGCCTACCTCGAAGATCATGAAGCGCCGGCCTTTGTGGTTCTCAATCTGGAGGTCCCCCTTCCCGCCGTCCGGCGGGCAGCGGCGCGTTTCCGTGAACTCGGCTCGACCGTGGTGCTCAACCTCTCCCCGGTACATCCGGAGGCGAGGACGCTCCTCGGGCTGGCCGACGTCGTGGTCATGAATCGCAGCGAGGCCTGCCACGTCCTGGACGTTTCGCCGGACACCGACGCGCGGCTGTTGGTTACGGCTCTCCGTGAAGCCGGCGCCAAGACCCCGGTTCTGACACTCGGCGAGGGCGGGGTGGTCTCACTGAACGGGAACGACCTGCTGCACGAGAAAGTTGGGCCGGTCCGCGTGGTGAACTCAGTGGGGGCAGGCGACAGCTTCCTGGGAATGATGGTTTTGGCCATGGCCAGCGACCACCCGTTCTCCGTATGTCTCCGGGCAGCCAACGAGGCCGGCAGGCTCGTCTGCGGTCGCTCCGAATCGTTCCTCACCCCCGCGGACGTCCAGCACATCGAGAACGTCCTGGGAGTTTCTCTCGCCAAAACCTCCACCAGATCCCCGGAAGCACCCGAAAAAATCCACGGCTGA
- a CDS encoding substrate-binding domain-containing protein — protein sequence MNKLPRAAAQIAAATAAVALLAACSATPEGPSGQSGQSGQAAGPVSLVDAQAKTPIKDLTSSLGPPTGSADTKLCYITRTLSNEFWGFERDGFEAEAKKLGVKYQTFDVTDESSITEQLDKAKSAANQGCTALLASPISATGLDTVFTDALAKGTPVVILNDAKGTVPGSVYVGPDALTIGGTAADYIATKLPDGGKVAMIEGDPGSSNALNRGEGFKTGLAKHSNLQLVASQTAKWDQTKAQEIASAMLTANPDIKAFYSQNDGMALGVAAAIAAKNLTGKVLLVGTDGIPQAKKEIQAGNMTATVSEQPVTEGASGVDAALWLLAGKKVPGWVDVPAFIVDSANVGQYPTGMP from the coding sequence ATGAACAAACTTCCCAGGGCGGCTGCCCAAATCGCCGCCGCTACCGCAGCCGTCGCGCTGCTCGCGGCCTGCAGCGCCACTCCCGAGGGTCCCTCCGGACAGTCCGGCCAGTCCGGCCAGGCCGCGGGTCCGGTCAGCCTCGTTGACGCGCAAGCAAAGACACCCATCAAGGATCTCACCAGCAGCCTGGGGCCGCCGACCGGATCGGCGGATACCAAGCTCTGCTACATCACTCGAACCCTGTCCAATGAGTTCTGGGGATTCGAGCGGGATGGGTTTGAAGCCGAGGCCAAGAAGCTCGGCGTGAAGTACCAGACGTTTGATGTGACGGACGAGTCGTCCATCACCGAGCAGCTGGACAAGGCAAAGAGCGCCGCGAACCAGGGCTGCACCGCCTTGCTCGCATCGCCTATCTCGGCGACCGGCCTGGACACGGTCTTCACCGATGCCCTCGCTAAGGGCACGCCCGTCGTCATCCTCAATGATGCCAAGGGCACGGTGCCGGGAAGCGTTTACGTCGGTCCCGATGCGCTGACGATCGGTGGGACTGCTGCTGATTACATTGCAACTAAGCTCCCCGACGGCGGCAAGGTGGCCATGATCGAGGGTGACCCGGGATCATCTAACGCGCTGAACCGCGGCGAGGGTTTCAAGACGGGCCTGGCCAAGCATTCGAACCTGCAGCTGGTCGCCTCCCAGACGGCCAAATGGGATCAAACCAAGGCGCAGGAGATTGCTTCGGCCATGCTCACGGCCAACCCCGACATTAAGGCGTTCTACTCCCAGAACGACGGGATGGCCCTGGGGGTCGCCGCCGCCATCGCGGCCAAGAACCTCACGGGCAAGGTCCTGCTGGTCGGCACCGATGGCATTCCTCAGGCCAAGAAAGAAATCCAGGCGGGCAATATGACTGCCACGGTGAGTGAGCAACCCGTCACCGAAGGCGCCAGCGGCGTGGACGCAGCGCTTTGGCTGCTGGCCGGCAAGAAGGTTCCCGGCTGGGTCGACGTTCCCGCCTTCATCGTCGATTCCGCCAATGTCGGGCAGTACCCGACCGGAATGCCGTAG
- a CDS encoding sugar phosphate isomerase/epimerase, with translation MTEIKYSTRLNSFGLGKGKKYPSGEDSVLDLIATAGSVKGLTTLELNYPEHFLKDSVEDIKAALDKAGLDVRGIQLRWPAPQFANGGFTNPDPALREAAVGMVKEAISLCREFGADHVLLWPAHDGYEYPLQMDYMKSWNWMVESLQAVADVDQDIRISIEYKPAEPRGRTILNTTGAVMNLIKDCARPNLGVTLDFGHLLMARENPAQSAAMCLRDQKLFGLQLNDSHGVADDGLVVGSIHLSETLELVYYLLREGYDGTFYFDTDPVRENPVAECEMNIERMAAIIDMARDLVRDHPDLPQGDALQASSVLWSKVVGV, from the coding sequence ATGACTGAAATCAAGTACTCCACCCGGCTGAATTCCTTTGGTCTGGGCAAGGGCAAGAAGTATCCCTCCGGTGAAGACTCCGTGCTTGACCTGATCGCAACCGCGGGAAGCGTGAAGGGGCTGACTACGCTCGAACTGAACTACCCGGAGCACTTTCTCAAGGACTCCGTGGAAGACATAAAGGCAGCCTTGGACAAAGCCGGCCTGGACGTTCGCGGCATCCAGCTTCGCTGGCCGGCGCCGCAGTTCGCCAACGGAGGGTTCACCAACCCAGACCCCGCGCTTCGGGAGGCGGCAGTCGGAATGGTGAAGGAAGCCATCAGCCTGTGCCGGGAGTTCGGCGCCGACCACGTACTTCTCTGGCCGGCCCATGACGGGTATGAGTACCCTCTGCAAATGGACTACATGAAGTCCTGGAACTGGATGGTCGAAAGCCTTCAGGCCGTCGCCGACGTGGACCAGGACATCCGCATCTCGATCGAATACAAGCCTGCCGAGCCCCGGGGACGCACCATCCTCAACACCACCGGCGCGGTCATGAACCTCATCAAAGATTGTGCCCGCCCCAACCTCGGGGTGACCTTGGATTTCGGACACCTGCTGATGGCGCGGGAAAATCCGGCTCAGTCCGCCGCCATGTGCCTGCGGGACCAGAAACTTTTCGGGCTGCAGCTCAACGATTCACACGGCGTGGCCGACGACGGCCTCGTGGTCGGATCGATCCACCTCTCCGAGACACTGGAACTCGTGTACTACCTGCTCCGCGAGGGATACGACGGAACGTTCTATTTCGACACTGATCCGGTACGGGAGAACCCCGTCGCGGAATGCGAAATGAACATTGAGAGAATGGCGGCCATCATCGACATGGCCCGCGACCTGGTCCGCGACCATCCTGACTTGCCTCAGGGAGACGCACTGCAGGCATCGTCCGTCCTGTGGTCGAAAGTCGTGGGTGTCTAG
- a CDS encoding amidohydrolase, which translates to MMLDFEIIDAHHHLCDFSQSYPWLEGPVEPFRYHGDDRALRRSYLLKDYLADTQGFNLVGCVHIENGAADPLWEADWIQGLHDGNGLPSVQVAKVSLTDPAVLPLLEQVAALPTVRGIRDILNWHPDPRYTHTARPDLLTDAAWLKGFSHLASLGLSFDLQVFPAQLEQAARLAADHPETLIVLDHAGMPIERDPVSLQRWRKGMHRMADQPNVVAKISALGTNDHSWTTASIRPIVLETIDAFGPDRTMFGSNFPVDSLYSSFTALYTAFDDITATMSGHERHQLFAETARRTYRIGSEPTRSKPRQLGAVGPD; encoded by the coding sequence ATGATGCTCGATTTTGAAATAATTGATGCGCATCACCACCTTTGCGATTTCTCCCAGTCCTATCCATGGCTTGAAGGACCCGTCGAACCCTTCCGGTACCACGGGGACGACCGGGCGCTCCGGAGGAGTTACCTTCTGAAGGACTACCTGGCCGACACGCAAGGGTTCAATCTGGTCGGCTGCGTCCACATCGAAAACGGCGCAGCCGACCCCCTTTGGGAAGCTGACTGGATACAGGGCTTGCATGACGGCAATGGCCTGCCTTCCGTTCAAGTAGCCAAGGTGTCCCTCACTGACCCGGCAGTGTTGCCCCTCCTGGAACAGGTGGCGGCCTTACCGACAGTGCGGGGGATACGGGACATCCTCAATTGGCATCCCGACCCGCGGTACACGCACACTGCCCGTCCGGACCTGCTCACCGACGCGGCATGGCTGAAGGGATTCTCGCACCTTGCATCCCTGGGCCTGTCCTTTGACCTGCAGGTCTTCCCCGCCCAGCTGGAGCAAGCCGCGCGGCTTGCCGCGGACCACCCGGAAACGCTGATCGTTCTGGACCATGCGGGGATGCCCATCGAACGGGACCCGGTATCCCTGCAGCGCTGGCGCAAAGGCATGCACCGAATGGCGGACCAGCCGAACGTGGTCGCCAAGATTTCGGCACTCGGAACGAACGATCATTCCTGGACCACGGCTTCTATCCGACCGATTGTCTTGGAAACCATTGACGCCTTCGGGCCGGATCGGACCATGTTCGGAAGCAACTTCCCGGTCGACAGCCTCTACTCCAGCTTCACCGCCCTCTACACAGCCTTCGATGACATAACTGCCACCATGTCAGGGCACGAACGCCATCAGCTGTTCGCGGAAACGGCGCGGCGGACCTACAGGATTGGATCAGAGCCCACACGGAGCAAGCCAAGACAGCTTGGTGCCGTTGGGCCGGACTGA
- a CDS encoding 2-hydroxyacid dehydrogenase — MQTVRTVSFPDRQLLADLSPLPEGLKGVLWDLKSDPEGGTVSEIDGVILPYIGAAAVLGSLARIDGLKFVQAQSTGYDGIIEAAGPDAGVANAAGVHAAATAELAVGLMLAKLRGIDQAVRDQQRGLWRPERRQSLADRRVLLVGVGGIGHEIARRLEPFEVTLTRVGSSARTDEHGDVHASAELPALAATHDVLVSVLPLNEQTHQLIGESVLASLPDGALVVNVGRGSVVDTAALTKEVLSGRLHCALDVVDPEPLPQDHPLWSAPNALITPHVGGNASAFEPRILKLLRRQLEALAAGRAPANLVQKGPF; from the coding sequence ATGCAAACAGTCCGCACCGTCAGCTTCCCCGACCGTCAGCTCCTCGCCGATCTCTCGCCCCTGCCCGAAGGGCTGAAGGGAGTGCTTTGGGATCTGAAGTCGGACCCCGAGGGCGGGACCGTCAGTGAGATCGACGGCGTCATCCTCCCCTACATCGGCGCCGCCGCCGTGCTGGGATCCCTGGCGCGCATCGACGGCTTGAAGTTCGTGCAGGCGCAGTCGACCGGGTACGACGGGATCATCGAGGCAGCCGGACCGGACGCGGGCGTGGCCAACGCCGCCGGCGTCCATGCCGCTGCCACCGCCGAGCTGGCCGTGGGGCTGATGCTGGCGAAGCTGCGCGGCATTGACCAGGCAGTCCGTGATCAGCAGCGCGGGCTCTGGCGGCCGGAGCGGCGGCAGTCCCTCGCTGACAGGCGGGTGCTGCTGGTGGGCGTCGGCGGGATCGGGCACGAGATCGCCCGCCGCCTGGAGCCGTTCGAAGTCACGCTCACCCGGGTGGGGAGTTCGGCGCGCACCGATGAACATGGCGACGTGCACGCGTCCGCGGAATTGCCCGCGCTCGCCGCTACACACGACGTCCTCGTTTCGGTGCTGCCCCTGAATGAGCAGACCCACCAGCTGATCGGTGAAAGTGTCCTCGCCTCCCTGCCGGACGGCGCCCTGGTGGTGAATGTGGGCCGCGGCTCCGTGGTGGACACGGCGGCCCTGACCAAGGAGGTCCTTTCCGGGCGCCTGCACTGCGCCCTCGACGTCGTGGATCCCGAACCTCTGCCACAAGACCACCCGCTGTGGTCCGCACCGAACGCACTGATCACGCCGCACGTGGGCGGCAACGCCTCGGCTTTCGAGCCGAGGATCCTGAAGCTCCTGCGGCGACAGCTCGAGGCGTTGGCGGCCGGAAGGGCTCCGGCCAACCTCGTGCAAAAGGGTCCGTTTTAG
- a CDS encoding sugar ABC transporter ATP-binding protein — MVAPLLELQNIAKSFPGVRALNDVSFTLERGEICTLAGENGAGKSTLLAILGGSLVPDHGSVIIDGTRRAHFSPRQALADGVRIAHQEPAIVPQLSVEQNLVLGRTARERRDAGTHIDQALADVAQMGFPLNAKSPVRGLSPAQRHALTIARALAFGAKIVALDEPTTSMLEHNVEGVLNRVREIAHTRGVGIIYVSHKMPEVMSVSDKVVVLRDGTVNYTKPIVETSEQDIVRNMVGRELLSFKRQHPVKHDAPVLFSASEVSHPSGGGPLSLDVRAGEVLGIAGLVGSGRTEFLRAIIRADKGSTGTISVDGKKRRIRSPRDSRNAGIAFIPEERKHQGLVLQVPAYFNIALTADRQFNGFGPIISLRKQIAAAEEAAARMSLRPANVRLNARQFSGGNQQKLVIAKWTWRNTKVFLFDEPTKGVDVGGKVEIYELIDALAKAGSAVIVVSSDLPEIISLSDRVKVMRQGQFVSEHTGDDINEHSLVANAMGIAERTTT; from the coding sequence ATGGTTGCTCCGCTGCTTGAGTTGCAGAATATCGCGAAGTCATTCCCAGGTGTCCGGGCCCTGAACGACGTCAGCTTCACCCTGGAAAGGGGCGAAATCTGCACGTTGGCGGGGGAAAACGGTGCCGGCAAAAGCACCCTGCTCGCCATCCTCGGCGGTTCGCTCGTCCCTGACCACGGTTCCGTGATCATCGACGGTACCCGCAGGGCACACTTCTCACCCCGCCAGGCACTGGCTGACGGGGTGAGGATTGCCCACCAGGAACCCGCCATTGTTCCGCAGCTGTCGGTGGAGCAGAACCTGGTGCTCGGGCGCACCGCACGTGAGCGCCGGGACGCCGGCACACACATCGACCAGGCGCTGGCCGATGTCGCCCAGATGGGGTTCCCCCTGAACGCCAAGTCCCCGGTGCGGGGGCTGAGCCCCGCCCAACGCCACGCCCTGACCATCGCCCGGGCCCTGGCCTTTGGCGCGAAAATCGTGGCCCTCGACGAACCCACAACCAGCATGCTGGAACACAACGTCGAAGGCGTCCTGAACCGTGTGCGGGAGATCGCCCACACCCGCGGGGTAGGCATCATCTATGTTTCACACAAGATGCCCGAGGTTATGAGCGTCTCCGACAAGGTCGTGGTCCTACGGGACGGCACGGTCAACTACACCAAGCCGATTGTGGAGACATCGGAACAGGACATAGTACGGAACATGGTCGGCCGGGAACTCCTGTCGTTCAAACGGCAGCACCCTGTCAAGCATGACGCCCCGGTCCTGTTTTCCGCCTCGGAGGTCAGCCACCCGAGCGGCGGCGGACCCCTCTCCCTGGACGTGCGGGCTGGCGAAGTGCTGGGAATCGCCGGCCTGGTCGGCTCGGGCCGTACTGAGTTCCTGCGTGCAATCATCCGGGCCGACAAAGGCAGCACCGGCACGATAAGCGTTGACGGGAAAAAACGCAGGATCCGCTCGCCAAGGGACAGCAGAAACGCCGGTATCGCGTTCATCCCCGAGGAACGCAAACACCAGGGTCTGGTCCTGCAGGTTCCTGCCTACTTCAACATCGCCCTCACCGCGGACAGGCAGTTCAACGGTTTTGGACCGATCATTAGCCTTCGAAAACAAATCGCCGCCGCGGAAGAGGCTGCGGCGAGAATGTCACTGCGCCCCGCCAACGTCCGTCTCAACGCCCGCCAGTTCTCCGGCGGCAACCAGCAAAAACTCGTCATTGCCAAGTGGACCTGGCGCAACACCAAGGTCTTCCTCTTCGACGAACCCACCAAAGGCGTTGATGTCGGCGGCAAAGTCGAAATCTACGAACTCATCGACGCGCTGGCCAAAGCCGGCAGCGCCGTCATCGTAGTCTCCTCCGACCTTCCGGAAATCATCTCGCTCAGCGATCGGGTCAAAGTAATGCGGCAGGGACAGTTCGTCTCCGAACACACCGGTGACGACATCAACGAACACAGCCTCGTGGCCAATGCCATGGGCATCGCAGAAAGGACAACGACATGA
- a CDS encoding HAD-IA family hydrolase has product MDTPTPAAPRTLVCRAVLFDMDGTLVDSTPVVEQIWSEFALRYGLDYAEILRTSHGVQAIDTVRRFAPAGSDVLALTAELDAMERVRTEGIVPLPGASELLHILPDDAVALVTSADRILADLRMDAAGLTMPAAAVTADVITRGKPHPEGYLRAAELLGVQPADALVFEDAPAGIAAALAAGIRTVAVGPHTGQLPDGVLHLNDYSSVRATVETDIDGSRIISLRL; this is encoded by the coding sequence ATGGATACCCCCACGCCTGCCGCTCCACGCACCCTCGTCTGCCGCGCTGTCCTCTTCGATATGGACGGCACGCTGGTGGATTCCACACCCGTCGTGGAACAAATATGGAGCGAGTTCGCTCTCCGATACGGTCTGGACTACGCAGAGATCCTGCGCACGTCCCATGGCGTACAAGCCATTGACACTGTTCGACGGTTCGCCCCGGCGGGCTCCGACGTTTTAGCGCTTACTGCCGAGCTTGACGCCATGGAACGTGTCCGGACCGAAGGGATTGTGCCGTTGCCCGGCGCCAGTGAACTGCTGCACATCCTTCCCGACGACGCGGTTGCCTTGGTGACATCAGCCGACCGGATCCTGGCAGACCTCCGAATGGACGCGGCCGGGCTGACCATGCCCGCGGCCGCCGTCACCGCCGACGTGATCACCCGCGGCAAACCGCATCCGGAAGGGTACCTGCGGGCGGCCGAACTACTGGGTGTGCAGCCTGCGGACGCCCTCGTCTTCGAGGACGCTCCAGCGGGGATCGCCGCAGCCCTGGCTGCCGGCATCCGCACGGTGGCAGTAGGCCCGCATACCGGCCAACTTCCCGACGGCGTATTGCACCTCAATGACTACAGTTCCGTCCGCGCCACGGTGGAAACGGACATTGACGGCTCCCGGATTATTTCACTCCGGCTTTAG
- a CDS encoding gluconokinase codes for MSRAIVVMGVSGAGKSTVGAALAHRTGAAFVDSDSLHPQANVLKMAAGNPLNDRDRWPWLSLVGTELASNHPEGIIVACSALKRTYRDAIRAIAPGTVFIQLSVELPVLQDRVAQRPGHFMPHSLLQSQLETLEPLQADEAGFAVTTHSSIEAIVDQILAQLLTTAAVQ; via the coding sequence GTGAGCCGCGCCATCGTGGTCATGGGAGTCTCCGGCGCCGGCAAATCCACCGTTGGGGCAGCGCTGGCCCACCGCACAGGCGCCGCTTTCGTCGATTCTGATTCCCTGCACCCGCAGGCAAATGTGCTGAAGATGGCTGCCGGCAACCCCTTGAATGATCGGGACCGTTGGCCTTGGCTCAGCCTGGTAGGCACCGAGTTGGCGTCAAACCACCCGGAGGGGATCATCGTCGCTTGTTCGGCGCTGAAACGGACCTACCGGGACGCCATCAGAGCCATAGCACCTGGAACGGTGTTCATCCAACTCAGCGTAGAGCTGCCCGTCCTTCAAGACCGCGTAGCCCAACGCCCTGGTCACTTCATGCCTCACTCCCTCCTGCAGTCACAACTGGAAACACTGGAACCCCTGCAAGCAGACGAAGCGGGATTCGCCGTGACGACGCACAGCAGCATCGAGGCGATTGTTGACCAAATCCTCGCTCAACTTTTGACCACGGCCGCCGTACAGTGA
- a CDS encoding sugar-binding transcriptional regulator gives MTQITPPSSLLSVSTEQLRLFTKIAVLYHEEGLSQGDISQRLNLSQARVSRYLKNAVELGIVRTSIVQPAGIYVGLEKALEEKYGLREVVVVDVMDGASLGMRLGSSAATYLETTIDPDDYVGISSWSTTLLHTVEAMRSRPRKIASEVIQLIGGVGSPQAQIQATRLVSHLAELTSAKPYYMGCPGLVANQQIREAFIGDPNVASSIAAWDRLTTLLVGIGAFPASPLWQASGNALSRAEERELSKAGAVGEICLRFFDIKGQPMKPAIEERMISIDADAMMRVPRRIGVAGGMRKLAAIRGAVAGGWINVLITDADVARQLLEPPQL, from the coding sequence ATGACGCAGATCACCCCGCCGTCTTCCCTGCTGTCGGTCAGCACCGAACAGCTCCGGCTGTTCACCAAGATCGCTGTGCTGTATCACGAGGAGGGCTTGTCGCAAGGCGACATCTCGCAGCGACTGAACCTCTCCCAGGCAAGGGTTTCGCGTTACCTCAAGAACGCCGTAGAACTGGGAATCGTACGGACGTCGATAGTTCAGCCGGCCGGAATCTATGTCGGTCTCGAGAAAGCGCTTGAAGAGAAGTACGGGCTCCGGGAGGTTGTGGTCGTGGACGTCATGGACGGCGCCTCGCTGGGAATGCGCCTGGGCTCCTCCGCGGCCACTTACCTCGAAACGACAATCGACCCCGACGATTACGTGGGAATCTCCTCGTGGAGCACGACGCTCCTGCACACGGTCGAAGCGATGCGGTCACGGCCGAGAAAAATCGCCAGTGAGGTTATCCAACTAATCGGCGGCGTGGGCAGCCCTCAGGCCCAGATTCAGGCTACGCGCCTGGTTTCCCACCTGGCAGAACTGACCTCGGCCAAGCCCTACTACATGGGGTGCCCGGGACTCGTAGCCAACCAGCAGATTCGTGAAGCGTTCATCGGGGATCCCAACGTGGCGTCCTCCATCGCCGCTTGGGACCGCCTGACCACGCTGCTTGTGGGGATCGGGGCGTTTCCGGCGTCTCCCTTGTGGCAGGCCAGCGGGAATGCCTTGAGCAGAGCGGAAGAACGGGAACTGTCCAAAGCCGGCGCAGTCGGGGAGATCTGTTTGCGATTCTTCGACATCAAGGGCCAGCCCATGAAGCCAGCCATTGAAGAAAGAATGATCTCCATTGACGCCGACGCCATGATGCGTGTACCCCGCCGCATCGGCGTCGCCGGCGGCATGCGCAAACTGGCTGCCATCCGCGGTGCCGTCGCGGGGGGATGGATCAATGTCCTGATAACGGACGCTGACGTGGCGAGACAACTCCTGGAGCCGCCGCAACTGTAA
- a CDS encoding putative quinol monooxygenase: MPVIVTALFTPKEGAFDSVVAALSPAIAEVHQEPGCLLYAIHESPTGEVLMIEKWETAELLDAHGEGEPVKRLNESLVGLLEKPVEVQRHVPIPAGDALQGSL, translated from the coding sequence ATGCCCGTCATCGTCACCGCCCTTTTCACGCCGAAGGAAGGCGCCTTCGATTCCGTCGTTGCCGCCCTCTCCCCCGCCATTGCCGAGGTCCATCAGGAACCGGGGTGCCTGCTCTACGCCATCCATGAATCCCCCACCGGCGAAGTCCTCATGATTGAGAAGTGGGAGACCGCGGAACTGCTGGACGCCCACGGCGAAGGTGAGCCCGTCAAACGCCTCAATGAGTCGCTTGTCGGACTCCTGGAGAAGCCGGTTGAAGTGCAGCGCCACGTGCCGATTCCGGCGGGGGACGCGCTTCAGGGAAGCCTCTAG